A genomic stretch from Aedes albopictus strain Foshan chromosome 2, AalbF5, whole genome shotgun sequence includes:
- the LOC109414426 gene encoding uncharacterized protein LOC109414426 — MINRNMLCCDKPLSSGGVQCNRSARVGPGGPLRQPDSLLDTTARIVAQNEPFQKIEERYDRIPEPVQRRIIFWSFPRNEKDICMYSSLSRVSSINSVEPQSLSFCAGLKLVESGCVEDVLQVGFHLSGIVWTYPPNPTQRQSSSSGSTSASSGNRHDIPYQFPGINNSHQHNYIGNNNHHHNPHNHRPLTPPPLHQAPLAPGPPMPPGGPVMFPPPPGIAQPVPPQYNNNPNIDRDGFNNISTSSSSGQANMEENKKFKVSVSFDRCKITSVTCSCDTKDIFWCHHVVALALYRIRNADTVKLRVPISETLLQMNRQQLQKFIQYLISEHHTEVLPTAQRLADEILQQRSEINSICGAPDPTAGASKDDDHSWHLDETQVCEAVKTYLGQGSYYYSSKHLNSLFGKVREMLRAQDSNGARMLTLITEQFLNDPRLVLWKNHGTPMTEKCRQLWDQLGALWVCIVLNPKSTHAERLHWKALLEKWSKSEVCPQEDPDLRTSTRESIRERSNRERERDRNRFFRENNLRNMMYYNQNNVHPNDHHRNYNDRNINNRGNNNIEGQNNGQNDNYDSSESDSDSDEEMEENNEAENGEGGNNVDPNVANPANPDHMEEDVDQVHNILQDINFGVNGEVSKPDDNDYINLNLISENSNLNPILPENDDSSRESMDGDNDAPMPGPSGISANKAIKQDNFFRSNPCICGEEKCECNRPVFFDEIKPGKFFDCEASNFMVTEDANQGCEPLKVNEHEISTVELETGEDKNEKHCDILEKNNLGSFEDLAVPGPSGLSRLSLVPVSTAPSTSASSMDCKCHNDTDAMAGACTSNNTTGSCNSNAEKSDKSDNLTETSQSNEERQSSALRDNEANKVNQNEAESDDPQPGPSRAADYSAKRPQPVANDRNNDNNGRHCKRLKLNNGNWVGKNVNKTPRTIFHKALDAVNMTWDNDHLKFILESDSYSISSQNSVQIAGSSKSFSNSPSAKSNFNAVGQPLWHEQISMTAARIDSLRSHGHIEAALRLSVSVVRTMREIQRDAQALWHRHKPKIAEVKIVEPVCSCQSTPVATAASSTSTMGSRSKDSTSQQMPPPPVPGPPASSSSASSSNKVCNCPAHQQHLPVPPPPPPPPPHQQFQQHPQIKKDCSKCLQIKCYYESVGSTGHGSNSSKHNYYNNMIRNSRGGMICHSAKCNPFIPPQAEMFRNPQPHCSRDYRYMKFSMPPTQQHPHMHHNHHHHHHQHQGVPPALLGPPQGPHHMHPSGHPMPPLPAMMPPQHVSNEHPPMPPKCNCPVHKDERNDPLPSSGSSNMGPPVNGPVPGPSSSSSGLPPPQPPPPLAPFHPQEVLQKSHMACSQHDKNQCCIKNICCKMIAQAKHLEKQYPMGPNGPAGPVAPGQYMPSPCNCGMHSNPHGMYGGPVYNNSGPTHAIQAGPSTSRCAMKSYDRNHAASYPECDANGAAACSSKSIPKSTQSNAMQHCNAEAPGPSTAIPLSTSSTVPIKIHQPDCALNKKPIDCNNSSKTKANATNTSSKASSVLDPIKINRKPNCLSKCIDCSIGCEVEFPLDAIACIFDCLTEACIMPEAMVNEMSRMAYEIGANGNGQNNAAPEDVNIIPPKYRHIPVPGSKDKYETYLTLAFEAAILALSKQRIMPHGLYAQHVICKQQDQLISRLRNIDLDQMLIDVLKNLSIQLLDGGPTSGLGEMIHPESVPMHTLARFLFASLLNQYSDLAFSIGLRAMRFPILENITEGSVNGIEMQHNNFMHSPYPRWWTLGHLETQQCSLSSTMLSAAKGDTKRLSAVLENARRNIHSSSHLFKLAQDAFRFATPENGPRSQTLLGVAFELGLQVMRMTLTCLNWRRREMVRWLVTCASHVGLEALMSIMQNWYHLFTPTEATGPVATTIMSHSTIMRLNLNFRQQDELSNCARTLALQCATKDPPNCALNALTLCENDAMAFETAYHIVIDAATHIMTSSQLFTIARYMEHRGYPSRAYNLAMLAMKNVQLAYNQDTHPAINDIHWACALSHSLGKTELSKMIPLVIKNVQCATVLSDILRRCSVPTPGMHNFSTHGNNMRQCMKLSYDREPLNHLLEAAVSAYVNTTHSRLSHISPRHYSDFIDFLSKARDTFMLARDGPAHFSRLIENITIAYKGKKKLVRQVRQRFQFV, encoded by the exons ATGATCAACCGAAACATGCTCTGCTGCGACAAACCGCTGTCCTCTGGTGGCGTGCAGTGTAACCGATCCGCGAGAGTGGGCCCTGGTGGACCATTAAGGCAACCGGATAGTTTGCTGGACACGACAGCCCGAATCGTAGCGCAAAATGAAccgtttcaaaaaatcgaagaacGCTATGATCGAATACCTGAGCCTGTGCAGAGGAGGATTATTTTCTGGTCATTTCCACGGAATGAGAAGGATATCTGCATGTACAGTTCACTATCCAG GGTGTCCTCCATAAATTCCGTCGAGCCTCAAAGCTTAAGCTTTTGCGCCGGTTTGAAACTTGTGGAGTCCGGATGTGTTGAAGATGTACTGCAAGTTGGATTTCATCTCAGCGGGATTGTGTGGACGTATCCGCCAAATCCCACTCAGCGGCAGTCATCTTCATCTGGGTCAACATCAGCATCCAGTGGAAATCGTCATGACATCCCGTACCAATTCCCCGGCATTAATAATAGTCACCAGCACAACTATATTGGAAACAATAATCATCACCATAATCCACATAATCATCGGCCTTTGACTCCCCCGCCTTTACACCAGGCACCGTTAGCCCCAGGGCCTCCCATGCCACCAGGTGGGCCGGTTATGTTTCCGCCACCCCCGGGAATTGCACAACCAGTACCACCACAATATAACAATAATCCAAATATTGATCGTGATGGATTTAACAATATTTCAACCTCGTCATCTTCAGGCCAGGCCAACATGGAAGAGAACAAAAAATTCAAAGTGTCAGTCAGCTTTGATAG ATGTAAAATCACATCAGTGACGTGCAGCTGCGATACGAAGGACATATTCTGGTGTCATCATGTGGTAGCATTAGCTCTTTATAGGATTCGCAACGCAGATACAGTCAAACTCAGAGTTCCTATTTCAG AAACGCTACTACAAATGAACCGTCAACAACTACAAAAGTTTATTCAATATCTGATCTCAGAACATCATACGGAAGTGTTACCAACCGCTCAAAGGTTGGCTGATGAAATCCTACAGCAAAGATCGGAAATTAATTCGATATGCGGAGCTCCTGACCCCACTGCTGGGGCTTCCAAGGACGACGATCATTCATGGCATTTGGACGAGACTCAAGTTTGTGAAGCTGTCAAAACGTACCTCGGTCAGGGCAGTTACTATTACAGTAGCAAACACTTGAATTCGTTGTTCGGGAAAGTGCGGGAAATGCTGCGCGCACAGGATTCGAATGGGGCAAGAATGCTAACGCTCATAACGGAACAATTTCTCAACGACCCCAGATTAGTATTGTGGAAAAACCATGGAACACCAATGACTGAAAAGTGTCGCCAACTGTGGGATCAACTAGGAGCACTATGGGTTTGCATAGTACTAAACCCAAAATCCACCCATGCAGAGCGACTCCATTGGAAAGCACTTTTAGAAAAATGGTCGAAAAGCGAAGTGTGCCCGCAAGAAGATCCAGATCTAAGAACTTCTACGAGGGAAAGCATTCGAGAGCGTTCGAATCGCGAACGAGAACGAGACCGGAATCGGTTCTTTCGGGAAAACAATCTACGGAACATGATGTACTATAACCAGAATAATGTTCACCCGAATGATCATCACAGGAATTATAACGACAGAAATATAAACAACCGAGGCAATAACAATATAGAAGGCCAAAACAACGGCCAAAATGATAACTATGATAGCTCAGAATCGGATTCCGATTCTGATGAAGAAATGGAAGAGAATAATGAAGCAGAGAATGGTGAAGGAGGAAACAATGTAGATCCTAATGTAGCCAATCCAGCTAATCCAGACCATATGGAGGAGGATGTCGATCAGGTTCATAACATACTGCAAGACATAAATTTTGGAGTTAATGGTGAAGTAAGCAAACCTGACGATAATGACTACATCAACTTGAATCTAATAAGCGAGAATAGTAACCTCAACCCGATTCTCCCGGAAAACGATGATAGTTCTAGAGAGTCTATGGACGGTGATAACGATGCCCCGATGCCCGGACCAAGTGGAATTTCAGCAAATAAAGCTATCAAACAGGACAACTTTTTCCGAAGTAATCCTTGTATCTGTGGCGAGGAAAAATGCGAGTGCAATCGTCCAGTCTTCTTTGATGAAATCAAACCTGGCAAATTCTTCGATTGCGAAGCTTCAAACTTTATGGTAACAGAGGATGCCAATCAGGGCTGTGAGCCACTGAAAGTCAATGAACATGAAATATCTACTGTTGAACTTGAGACTGGTGAGGATAAAAATGAAAAACACTgtgatattttagaaaaaaataatttaggtTCATTTGAAGATCTTGCCGTGCCTGGACCTTCAGGATTGTCAAGATTGTCTCTTGTTCCGGTCTCAACCGCACCGTCGACATCCGCATCTTCAATGGATTGCAAATGTCACAACGATACAGATGCCATGGCCGGTGCATGTACTAGCAATAATACAACAGGCAGTTGCAATAGTAATGCCGAAAAATCCGACAAGTCTGATAACCTCACTGAAACTAGTCAATCCAATGAAGAGAGACAATCGTCGGCCTTGAGAGATAATGAAGCCAATAAAGTAAACCAAAACGAAGCGGAATCAGATGATCCTCAGCCAGGCCCTTCTCGTGCAGCTGATTACAGCGCAAAACGTCCACAACCTGTAGCAAACGATCGCAATAATGATAATAATGGGCGGCATTGCAAACGTCTCAAATTGAACAACGGAAATTGGGTTGGAAAAAATGTCAACAAAACTCCACGTACTATCTTTCATAAAGCATTAGATGCTGTGAATATGACTTGGGATAATGATCATTTGAAATTCATTCTGGAGTCCGATAGTTATTCTATTTCGAGCCAAAATTCAGTACAAATTGCTGGATCAAGTAAATCGTTCAGCAATAGCCCAAGTGCAAAGTCGAACTTCAATGCAGTTGGACAGCCACTATGGCATGAGCAAATATCAATGACTGCAGCCCGAATTGATTCGTTACGTTCACATGGTCACATAGAAGCAGCGTTGAGACTCTCCGTTAGTGTTGTGAGAACAATGAGAGAAATTCAGAGGGATGCCCAAGCCTTGTGGCATCGTCATAAACCAAAGATCGCTGAAGTTAAAATAGTTGAACCGGTATGTAGCTGCCAAAGTACTCCAGTAGCTACGGCTGCTTCATCAACGTCCACGATGGGATCACGAAGTAAGGATAGCACTTCACAACAAATGCCTCCACCTCCTGTCCCTGGACCACCCGCGAGTTCTTCTTCAGCGTCCAGTAGTAACAAGGTTTGTAACTGTCCTGCTCATCAGCAACATTTGCCAGTTCctccgccgccaccaccaccaccaccccaTCAGCAATTCCAGCAGCATCCACAAATTAAAAAAGACTGTTCGAAGTGTCTACAAATAAAGTGCTACTATGAGTCTGTTGGATCAACAGGGCATGGATCAAATTCGTCGAAACATAACTACTACAATAATATGATCAGGAACAGTCGTGGTGGTATGATATGCCATTCAGCAAAATGCAATCCCTTTATTCCGCCACAAGCTGAGATGTTCCGTAATCCACAGCCACATTGCAGCCGAGATTATCGATATATGAAATTCAGTATGCCTCCCACGCAACAGCATCCTCATatgcatcataatcatcatcatcaccaccatcaGCATCAGGGAGTACCACCAGCATTGTTGGGTCCACCTCAAGGACCGCATCATATGCACCCAAGTGGCCATCCAATGCCACCACTCCCTGCTATGATGCCACCTCAGCATGTATCAAATGAACATCCCCCGATGCCACCAAAGTGTAATTGCCCAGTGCATAAAGATGAACGTAACGATCCACTGCCATCTTCTGGATCGTCCAATATGGGCCCTCCAGTAAATGGGCCCGTACCTGGGCCGTCATCTTCGTCATCAGGACTACCGCCTCCTCAACCACCGCCTCCCTTGGCCCCATTTCATCCGCAAGAGGTGCTTCAAAAGTCCCATATGGCATGCTCGCAGCACGACAAAAATCAGTGCTGTATTAAAAATATATGCTGTAAAATGATCGCACAAGCAAagcatttagaaaagcaataccCTATGGGACCTAACGGACCAGCCGGGCCAGTTGCTCCTGGGCAATATATGCCCTCACCATGTAACTGTGGAATGCATTCAAATCCACATGGAATGTACGGTGGTCCAGTTTACAATAACAGTGGTCCAACTCATGCCATTCAAGCCGGACCAAGCACTTCTCGTTGTGCGATGAAGTCATACGACCGAAATCATGCAGCTTCCTATcctgaatgtgacgcaaatggaGCGGCTGCATGTTCATCAAAATCTATTCCAAAAAGTACTCAATCAAACGCCATGCAACATTGCAATGCGGAAGCGCCGGGACCATCAACTGCTATCCCATTATCTACGTCCTCGACTGTTCCTATTAAAATCCATCAGCCAGACTGTGCACTCAATAAGAAACCCATAGATTGCAACAATAGTTCAAAGACAAAAGCAAATGCCACCAACACTTCCTCGAAAGCTTCATCAGTGTTGGATCCGATCAAAATCAATCGAAAACCAAACTGTTTATCGAAATGCATTGATTGTAGCATCGGTTGTGAGGTAGAGTTCCCCCTAGATGCGATAGCATGCATTTTCGATTGCCTAACAGAAGCATGCATAATGCCAGAAGCGATGGTTAACGAAATGAGCCGCATGGCCTACGAAATTGGCGCAAACGGAAACGGTCAAAACAACGCGGCTCCAGAGGATGTTAACATTATTCCACCCAAGTATCGGCACATTCCGGTCCCAGGAAGCAAGGATAAATATGAAACATACCTAACGTTAGCATTTGAGGCCGCAATCCTAGCTTTAAGCAAACAGCGCATAATGCCACATGGTTTGTATGCACAACATGTAATATGCAAACAACAGGATCAGTTGATCTCTCGCTTGAGAAATATCGATCTCGACCAAATGCTGATTGATGTTTTGAAGAATCTTAGTATTCAGTTATTGGACGGTGGTCCTACCAGCGGTCTTGGAGAGATGATCCATCCGGAGTCAGTTCCTATGCATACACTGGCCAGATTTCTGTTTGCCTCCCTACTAAATCAGTATTCGGATTTGGCCTTCAGCATCGGATTACGCGCGATGCGTTTCCCCATTCTCGAAAATATTACCGAAGGGTCGGTCAATGGGATTGAGATGCAACACAATAACTTTATGCATTCGCCTTATCCGCGATGGTGGACACTGGGACATCTAGAGACGCAGCAATGCTCACTTAGTTCAACTATGCTGAGTGCCGCCAAGGGAGATACCAAGCGGCTCTCGGCAGTATTGGAGAATGCTCGACGAAACATCCACAGCTCGTCGCATCTGTTCAAG CTGGCACAAGATGCATTTCGATTCGCAACCCCTGAGAATGGTCCCCGTAGTCAAACACTGTTGGGCGTGGCGTTCGAGCTAGGGCTTCAAGTGATGCGTATGACATTGACATGTTTGAATTGGCGTCGCAGAGAGATGGTGCGATGGCTTGTAACATGTGCTTCGCACGTGGGATTGGAGGCATTGATGTCGATCATGCAAAATTG GTATCATCTCTTCACACCAACAGAAGCGACAGGGCCTGTTGCCACAACAATCATGTCACACTCCACGATTATgaggttaaatttaaattttcgaCAGCAGGATGAATTGTCAAACTGCGCACGTACATTAGCTCTTCAATGTGCCACTAAAGATCCACCAAATTGTGCTCTGAATGCATTAACCTTGTGTGAAAACGATGCGATGGCCTTCGAAACAGCCTATCATATTGTCATTGACGCTGCTACCCACATTATGACTTCTAGCCAGTTATTTACTATCGCTAG GTACATGGAACACAGAGGCTATCCATCTCGTGCGTACAATTTGGCAATGCTAGCAATGAAAAATGTACAATTGGCATACAACCAAGATACCCATCCTGCCATAAACGATATCCACTGGGCATGTGCATTGTCACATTCTTTGGGCAAAACCGAGTTGTCCAAGATGATTCCATTGGTGATAAAGAACGTGCAATGTGCCACCGTTCTTTCGGACATCCTACGTCGCTGTAGTGTCCCTACTCCAGGAATGCATAACTTCAGTACACACG GTAATAATATGCGACAGTGCATGAAGTTAAGCTACGACAGGGAACCGCTTAACCACCTTCTGGAAGCAGCTGTTTCCGCCTACGTAAACACTACTCACTCAAG GTTGTCCCATATATCGCCAAGGCATTATAGTGACTTTATAGATTTTCTTAGCAAGGCCAGAGATACGTTCATGCTAGCTCGTGACGGACCTGCACATTTCTCTCGTCTGATCGAAAATATCACGATTGCGTACAAAGGCAAGAAAAAATTAGTTCGTCAGGTTAGGCAAAGATTTCAGTTTGTCTAA